The following are encoded in a window of Urocitellus parryii isolate mUroPar1 chromosome 7, mUroPar1.hap1, whole genome shotgun sequence genomic DNA:
- the C7H8orf33 gene encoding UPF0488 protein C8orf33 homolog has translation MAAPGRPARRVPAALEPGTARASRKPQLPGRGPDAPGPSADRLHWAQPTCVEAASGAHPDRDEGVTVSKKQKKKKTQNRVSVANGGEKTSQKPAAEESPLSSEAQAEQLARELAWCVEQLELGLKMQRPTPKQKEQAIGAIRTLRSQRTPLPRKRQLMHSLFGDYRAQMEAEWQESLRALRAAARSAQVQPVGEAFRKKSQRFCRPRPAGRTKATLDTPDEEFRFNFF, from the exons ATGGCG GCTCCAGGACGTCCTGCTCGGAGGGTGCCAGCAGCCCTGGAACCTGGTACCGCTCGCGCGTCCCGCAAACCCCAGCTCCCGGGCCGGGGCCCCGATGCCCCGGGTCCTTCCGCCGACCGTCTCCACTGGGCACAACCCACGTGCGTTGAGGCCGCCTCCGGAGCGCACCCCGACCGCGATGAAGGTGTGACTGtctccaagaagcaaaagaagaagaaaacccagAACAGGGTCTCTGTGGCGAATGGAGGCGAGAAGACCTCCCAGAAGCCTGCCGCAGAGGAGTCTCCCCTAAGCTCCGAGGCCCAG GCGGAGCAGCTGGCCCGGGAACTGGCCTGGTGTGTGGAGCAGCTGGAGCTGGGCCTCAAGATGCAGAGACCTACCCCAAAACAGA AAGAGCAGGCCATTGGTGCAATCCGAACTCTACGGAGTCAAAGAACTCCTCTGCCTCGGAAGAGGCAGCTGATGCACTCCTTGTTTGGGGACTACAGGGCCCAGATGGAGGCCGAGTGGCAAGAGTCCTTGCGGGCTCTCAGGGCTG CTGCCCGTTCAGCCCAAGTGCAGCCTGTAGGTGAGGCCTTCAGAAAGAAGAGCCAAAGGTTTTGCAGACCTCGTCCAGCAGGGAGAACCAAGGCCACTCTGGACACTCCTGATGAAGAATTTAGGTTCAATTTCTTTTAG
- the Znf16 gene encoding zinc finger protein 16: MSEDCAGDISQVSELGELCDDILARDWGVPEGKSLGQSTHRDGDLMSVTVLLKGPLGEKGLDCSGVDQSFNLSPCQMTHQEVPTKEKLHPDDTYGQSFQHSVYLSGHEGLPIAESPLICNGCGKTFSGNLDLIQHQINSTGEKSCECSECGTPFSQNSVVKKPQRAHLNMKAYQGHTGPAGHQGLPSNEKLYVCNECGKAFSQNSSLKKHQKSHMNEKPYECNECGKAFRRSSNLIQHQRIHSGEKPYVCEECGKAFRRSSNLIKHHRVHTGEKPFECKECGKAFSQSAHLRKHQRVHTGEKPYECNDCGKPFSRVSNLIKHHRVHTGEKPYKCSDCGKAFSQSSSLIQHRRVHTGEKPHVCSVCGKAFSYSSVLRKHQIIHTGEKPYGCGICGKAFSHSSALIQHQGVHTGDKPYECRECGKTFGRSSNLILHQRVHTGEKPYECTECGKTFSQSSTLIQHQRIHNGLKPHECNQCGKAFNRSSNLIHHQKVHTGEKPYTCVECGKGFSQSSHLIQHQIIHTGERPYKCSECGKAFSQRSVLIQHQRIHTGVKPYNCATCGKAFSQRSKLIKHQLIHTRE, encoded by the coding sequence ATGTCAGAAGACTGTGCTGGTGATATTTCCCAGGTATCTGAGCTTGGAGAACTTTGTGATGACATATTAGCCAGAGACTGGGGTGTCCCTGAAGGCAAGAGCCTGGGGCAATCCACACACCGGGATGGAGATTTGATGTCAGTAACAGTACTCCTTAAGGGCCCTTTAGGGGAGAAAGGTCTGGACTGCAGTGGTGTTGACCAAAGCTTCAATCTGAGCCCCTGCCAGATGACACATCAGGAAGTCCCTACAAAAGAGAAGCTACATCCAGATGACACATATGGCCAGAGCTTTCAACACAGTGTGTACCTAAGTGGCCATGAGGGGCTTCCCATAGCTGAAAGCCCACTCATATGTAATGGGTGTGGAAAAACCTTCAGTGGCAACCTTGACCTTATTCAGCATCAGATAAACAGCACTGGAGAGAAGTCCTGTGAGTGCAGTGAATGTGGAACACCCTTCAGTCAGAACTCAGTTGTTAAAAAACCCCAGCGAGCTCACTTGAATATGAAAGCCTACCAGGGGCACACAGGCCCTGCTGGGCATCAGGGTCTCCCCAGCAATGAGAAGCTGTATGTGTGtaatgaatgtgggaaagccttcagccAGAACTCAAGCCTTAAAAAGCACCAAAAGTCTCACATGAatgagaagccctatgaatgcaaCGAATGTGGGAAGGCTTTCAGGCGCAGCTCCAACCTCATTCAGCATCAAAGAATCCATTCAGGGGAGAAACCATATGTGTGTGAGGAATGTGGTAAGGCCTTCAGGCGGAGCTCAAATCTCATTAAACACCACAGGGTTCACACGGGTGAGAAGCCTTTCGAGTGTAAggagtgtgggaaggccttcagcCAGAGCGCACACCTCAGGAAGCACCAGAGggttcacactggagaaaagccctatgaatgtaacgATTGTGGCAAACCCTTCAGTCGTGTCTCCAACCTCATTAAGCATCACAgggttcacactggagagaagccttacaagtGCAGCGACTGTGGGAAAGCCTTTAGTCAGAGTTCCAGCCTTATTCAGCACCGACgagttcacactggagagaaacctcaCGTGTGCAGCGTGtgtggaaaagctttcagttACAGCTCAGTGCTCAGGAAGCACCAGATaatccacacaggagagaagccgtATGGATGTGGTATCTGTGGAAAGGCCTTCAGCCACAGCTCAGCCCTCATCCAGCATCAGGGCGTGCACACTGGCGACAAGCCCTACGAGTGCCGCGAATGTGGGAAGACCTTTGGTCGCAGCTCCAACCTCATCCTTCACCAGCGagtccacactggagagaaaccctatgaatgcaCTGAGTGTGGAAAGACCTTTAGCCAGAGCTCAACCCTTATTCAGCACCAGAGGATTCATAATGGGTTGAAACCCCATGAATGTAACCAGTGTGGTAAGGCCTTCAACCGAAGCTCCAATCTCATTCACCACCAGAaagttcacactggagagaagccctatacgTGTGTTGAGTGTGGTAAGGGCTTCAGCCAGAGCTCACACCTTATTCAGCATCAGATAATCCACACTGGTGAGAGGCCATATAAATGCAGtgagtgtgggaaggccttcagtCAGCGTTCAGTTCTGATCCAACACCAGAGGATTCACACTGGGGTGAAGCCCTACAACTGCGCTActtgtgggaaagccttcagccAGCGGTCAAAGCTGATTAAACACCAGTTGATTCATACCAGGGAGTAA